CGCTGTACGCGCCGCAGCTGGTCGGCGACGTCATCAAGATCGCCGCCTTCATCCTTTCCTACGTGATGCTGGCCAAGGCCATGACGCGGCTGTTCGTGATCTCCGAGTGCGTGTTCGCGGCCAGCTACCTGGCGCTGGTCTACGTGTTCACCGCGCGCTTCGGCCTGGTCGGCGCGATGTACGCCTTCGCCGCCAACTACCTCGGCTACCTCGCCTTCAACCTGCTGGTCGTGCGGCGCTACCTGGGAGGGCTGTGAGATGGCGTACGACGTATCCGTAAGCGCCGCGCCGCCGCTGGTCTCGGTGCTGATTCCGGCGTTCAACCACGAGCGCTTCGTGCGCCGCTGCCTGGACAGCGTGCTGGAAGACCCGTACCCGGCGAAGGAGCTGATCATCATCGACGACGGCTCGACCGACCGCACCGGCGCGCTCATCGCCGACTGGGTGGCGACGCACTGCATGGACATCCCGATCGAGTACGTGCAGCGCGGGAACCGCGGCATCGCCGCGACCCTCAACGAACTGGCGGCGCGCGCGAACGGCGAGTTCCTGCGCCCAGGCGCCAGCGACGACTATCTGCTGCCCGGCGGGCTCGACGCCCAGGTCCGCTACCTGCAGGAACACCCGGGCAAGGGCGCGGTGATCGGCGATTCGATCGTGGTCGACCAGGACGACCGCAAGCTGCACGACAGCGGCATGTGCGACCTGCACGGCGCCGACAAGAGCCTGTACCGCTCCGACGACGGCATCCGTCGCGCGGTGATCCGGCAGTGGGCGGTGGGCGGGCCGGTCGCGCTGATCCGCAAGAGCGCGCTGGACACCGTCGACCGCTGGAGCGAGGGGCTGCGCATCGAGGACTGGGACCTGTTCCTGCGCCTGGCCGCGCGCGACGCGCTCGGCTTCATCGACGTCGGCGTGTGCGCCTACCGCATGCACGACGCGAACCTGAGCCGCACCCGGCACCTGGAGACGCGCCTGGGCAACCTCGCCGAATCGCGGCACATCGCGCTGCGCCGCGCCGGCCTGTTCGACGAACCGTACCGCACCCTGCTGCGCGCGCAGGCGCACTACATCGACGCCAAGATCGCCTTCCTGCAGCGCCGGCCGGGGCCGCTGCTGGCGCACGTGGCGGCCTACCTGTCGCTGGTGCTGGCGGCGCGCACCCGGCCGCCGTCGCCGCCGCCCCACGCGGGGCTGCCATGAAACAGCTGCTGCGGCTTCCCTCCAGCTGGCTCAGCCTGCCGCTGCTGTTCGCCTGCGGGCTGACCTGGTTCACCTATGACCTTTCCGTCGACTACCTGCAGGGCCTGTTGCTGCTGGCCCTGCTCGCGGCGGTGATCATCCTGTTCGACGTGCAGGCGGGCGTGCGGCTGCCGGAGTTCGCGCGTTTCCGCGCGCGCCACTACGCCGGCACCCGCGAGGCGTTCCTTGCGCTGGCGCTGGCCTGGCTGATCGTACTGTTCTGCGTGCTCGACCTTACGCTGTTCCCGATCCCGCTGTTCGACAAGCCCTCGGCCTATGCGGTGATGGACGGCGGCCGCGCGCACGTGCGGCACGTCTCGGACATGTGCTGGGTGCTGCCGCCGATCGGCCTGCTGTGCGCACGCAGCCGGCGGCTGCGCATTGCGCTGATCGCCATCGGCTTCGTGTTCCCGGTGCTGGTGATCGACCGCAACCGGCTGTTCGCCACCTTCTTCTCGTTCGCGCTGGTGCTGGTGCTGCGCCGTGACGAGGCGCGGCCGCTGCCGTGGAAAACGCTGCTGCTGCTGGCGCTCGCCGGCAGCAGCATCTTCTCGATCCTCGGCATGCTGCGCTCGGGGCCGCTGGACCACGTCACGCTGCCGTTCAGTGCGGCGTACCACGCCGCGCCGCAAGCCATCAAATGGCTGCTGCTGTACGCCAGCGCCGGCCCCTACAACTTCAGCGCGATCCTGGCCAAGGGCTACCGCAACCCCGACTTCCTGATCAACCAGCTGGTGCCGCTGCACGGCTCGGTGGCGACCGCCGGCACCGGCATCCCGCTGGATGCGTCGAACATCAACGTGGGCACCGAGTTCTTCCCGTTCCTGCTGGCGTTCGGTCCGGTGGGCGCCGCGCTGTCGGTGTTCGCGCTGTACGCGCTGCTGCTGTGGAGCGTGCAGCGGCTGCGCCCGGCGGTGCCGCTGTTCTCCCTGCTGATGTTCCTGCGCATGACCTATGTCGGCGTGATGTCGCCGTTCGCGCCGCAGGCATTCACCTGGACCAACGCCGGCTTCATCGGCATCTGCCTGGTGCTGCCGGTCATCGCCAGCTGGCTGCCGAACCGGCGCGCATTGGCCCCTTCACCTTCCACCCAGCGAGTGGCGAACCATGGAACGCGATGAAATCTACCTGATCGACCTGTGGCGGATCTTCACCCGCCAGTGGCAGTGGTTCGTGCTGGTGCTGGTGCTGACCCTGGCCTGCACCTACGCCTTCGCACATTTGGTGAAACGCCAGTGGGAAGCGACCGCGTGGATCCAGATCGCGCAGGTCGGCTCGGTGCCGGCGGGCCAGGACCCGAAGGTCGAGCCGCTGCAGCGGGTCACCGAGCGGCTGCAGCTGGTGCCGTTCCAGAACCAGGTGCTGGCCAGCGCCGGCTACGCGAAAACCACGCCGGTGGCGCGGCTCTACCGCAACAGCCTGAAGCTGGAACCGATGCTCTACGCCGGCTCGCTGGTCAAGCTGACCGTGCGCGCCTACTCGCCCCAGCAGGCCGGCGAACTCGCTGCGGCCACGGTGGCGCGGCTGCGCGCGGTGCACCGGGAGCTGGAGGAGCCGCCGCTGCAGGCGGCTCGCGCGCGGCTGGTGCGGATCGAAGCCGACTTGGGCACCGCCGAGGCCGACCACGCCCGCTACCAGCAGGCGGCCGAGCCGGGCGGCTTGCACGCGGTTGGCGGCAAGGACATGGCAAACCCGGTGCTGGCCAGCCTGTTGCTGGCCAACAAGAACGAAGAGGTGCGCGGCCTGACCCAGCAGCGCAACGATCTCGTCGAGCGCCTCGGGCCGGCCTACACCTACGACACCTCGATGGTGTGGCCGGCCTATGTGCCGGAGAAGCAGGCCTTCCCGAACCCCGAGCTGACCTATGGCCTCGGCCTGCTGCTGGCGCTGTTCCTGGGCGCCTCCGCGGCGCTGGCGCGGGACGTGGCGCGGCGTTCGCGGGCGTGACCGCCGCGCATTCAACCAAAGCGGCCACGGCCGGCACTCACGGCCAGAGCCATCGAGGCGGCGGAACGCGGATGGGCATGAACGGACAGCACAAACTCGAAGGCGCCGGCATGTCGCTGGACGACGCGCAGCTGCTCGACACGCAGCATGCCTTCGACAGCGTCGCCGCGGACTACGACGGCCCGCGCGGCAACAACGAGCTGATCCAGCGCATGCGCCTGACCATGTGGGACACCATGCAGGGCGAGTTCCCGGTCGCCGCGCGCCTGCTCGACCTCGGCTGCGGCACCGGCATCGACGCCGTCGAGTTCGCGCGCCGCGGCCACCAGGTCGTCGCCAGCGACTGGTCGCCGCGGATGGTCGAGCGCACCCGGGCGCGCGCGGCGGCGGCGAGCCTGTCGCCGCAGGTGCGCGCCATCCACCTCGGCATCCAGCAGCTGGACCGGCTCGACGACGCGTTCGATGGCATCTACTCGAACTTCGGCCCGCTGAACTGCGTGTCGGACCTCGCCGGCGTGGCGGCCGAGTGCGCGCGTCTGCTGCGCCCCGGCGGCCGACTGGTGTTCTCGGTGATGGGTCGGATCTGCCCGTGGGAACTGGGGCACTACGCGCTGCGCGGCCGCTTCCGCCGCGCCGGTGTGCGCGCCGCGCGCGGCGCCACCGCGGTGGGCATGAACCGCCACACGGTGTGGGCCTGCTATTACCTGCCGCGCGAGTTCTACCGCGCGTTCGCCGGCCACTTCGCGCTGGCCGGCTATCGCGCGCTGAGCCTGTTCATGCCGCCGCCCTACCTGGTCGACTACTGCCGCCGCCACCCGCGCTGGTGCGAGCGGCTGGGCCGGCTCGACGACCGCTTCGGCGCGCTGCCGCTGCTGCGCGACATGGGCGATCACTTTCTGATCGTGCTGCGGCGGCGCTGAGCGATGGACGTGCTGCAGGCCGCGCTGGATGTCAGCCTGTGCCGCGCGGCGACGGTCACGCCGGCGGCAACCTCGCGCGCGCCGCTGCCGATCCGCGCCGGGCGCATCGGCGCTTCGCTGGCCGCGCGGGCCTGGCGCATCGACCTGCGCGACCACCTGATCTTTCCCGGCCTGGTCAACGCGCACGAGCACCTGCACGTCAACGCCGTGCCGCCGCTGCGCCACGGCGCGCCGTTCCCCAACAGCTACGCCTGGATCGCGGCGTTCCAGGCGCACTTCGCCGACCCCGCCGTGGCCGCCGCGCTGCGGGTGCCGAAGGCGCGGCGGCTGCGCCACGGCGCGCTGAAGAACCTGCTTGCCGGAGTCACCTGCGTGGCGCATCACGACCCCTGGCACGCGGCGTTGGACGCGCTGGATTTCCCGGTGGCGCTGCTGCGCGACTACGGCTGGAGCTACGCGCCGGGCTGGCCCGGTTACGGGCCGCCGGTGCAGGAGAGCTTTGCCGCCACGCCTGCCGATCGCCCGTGGCTGATCCACCTGGCCGAGGGCACCGACGCCATCGCGCAAGCGGAACTCGATCAGCTGGATCAACTGGGCTGTCTCGCCGCGAACAGCGTGCTGGTGCACGGCGTGGGCCTGCGCGAATGCGACATCGACCGCGTGCTCGCCAGCGGCGCGGCGGTGGTGTGGTGCCCGACCAGCAACCACCGCCTGCTCGGGCGTTCGCTCGACCCGCGGCGGCTGTGCGCGGCGGGGCGGCTGGCGCTGGGCAGCGACTCGCGGCTCAGCGGCGCGCGCGACCTGCTCGAGGAGATGCGCGGCGTGGTCGAGCGCGGCGAGCTCGGCCCCATGCAGGTGCTGGAGCTGGCCACCACCGCGGCCGCGCGCATCCTGCGCCTGCCTTCGCGCGGCAGCCTTGCGCCGGGCGCGCGGGCCGACCTGGTGATCGTCGAGGACCGCGGTGGGGGCCCGGCCGGCAGCCTGACCGGCGTCCGCCGCAGCGACATCCGCGCGGTGGTGCGCGACGGCGTGCCGCGCATCGCCGATCCGGATTTCGCCGCATGGTTCGCCGCCGCTGGCGTGGACACGGTGCCGGTAACGCTGGACGGCAAGCCGAAGCTGCTGGCCGCGGCGCTGGCCGAGCCGGCGCTGCTCGCGCTCGAGCCCGGACTCGAACGCGTCGCTGCGCGCAACGACCGCGCGCGCGATGCCACTGCCGAAGCCAGGTGCTACCCATGACCGCCCAGCCCACACTCGAACCGCGCGCGGCCTACGCGCTGTGGGCGCCCGGCTACCCGGCGCGTGCGCACAACCCGGTGATGCAGGCCGAGGAGCGCGCGATGCTGGCACTGATGCCCGCCAGCCTGCGCGGGCAGGCCGTGCTCGACGTCGGCTGCGGCAGCGGGCGCTACATGCTGCACGCGCTGCGCCGCGGCGTGGCGCGCGTGACCGGCGTGGATCTTTCGCCGCACATGCTCAAGCGCGCCGACACGGAACTGGCCGCGCTGCATGCCGGCGTGCCGGTCGCGCTGGTGCAGGGCAGCGTGGCCGCGCTGCCGCTGCCGGATGCGCAGGCGGACTTTACCGTCTGCGGCCTGGTCGTCGGACACCTCGACAACCTCGAACCAGCGCTAGCCGAGCTGCGCCGGGTGACCCGGCCCGGCGGCACGCTGCTGTTGAGCGACGTGCATCCGATCGGCCATGCGCTCGGCTGGCGGCGCGACTTCAAGGCCGGCGGCCTGAGCTACGCCGTGCGCCACACGCCGCATCTGTACAGCCACTGGCATCGCGCCTGCGCCACGCTCGGACTGCAGATCGAACAGGTGCTGGAACCCATGCTCGACCCGGCCGACGTTCCCGCCGGCGCGCACTTCGACCGCATGGCGCTGGAGGTTCCCGTCGCGCTGGTATTCCAGCTGCGGCGGGCACCCTGACGCCGCTTGCCCGCAGGCCTTCCCATGACTTCCCCACGCACCCTGCTGATCAACCCCACCATCACCTCGCGCACGAGCGCGCGCTTCCCGCTGGCGCTGCTGCACCTGGCGGCGGCGCTGGAGCGCAGCGGCAGCAGCCGCATCATCGACGGCAACGTGGACCGCGACTTCGTCGACGACACCCTGCGCGTGCTGGAACAGGAGCGCTTCGACGCCGTCGGCGTCGGCGTGATGGGAGGCCCGCAGGTGGCGCCGGCGATCGCCGTGTCGCAGGCGATCCGCGCGCGCTTCCCGGCGCTGCCGATCATCTGGGGCGGCTACTTCACCACGCTGCACACGGACGCCACGCTGGCCGCGCCCTATGTCGACTATGCGGTGCGCGCGCAGGGCGAGGAAACCCTGTCAGAGCTGGTCGCCACGCTCAGCGGCAACGGCCCGGCGCTGGAACAGATCGCCGGGCTGTCCTGGAAGAACGCCGGCAGCGTGGTGCACAACCCGCCCCGCCACATCGTGCGCCACGACCCCGCGGGACTGCTGCCTTACGACAAGCTCGGTGATCCGCGTCGTTACCTTGCGCGCACCTACCTCGGTCAGCGCACCGTGGCGCACCAGGCGGCGATCGGCTGCCGCTACCACTGCACCTTCTGCGGCGTGGCCGCGATGTTCGGCGGCGCCACCTTCCTGCCCGCCGCCGCGCGGCTGGAGCGCGAGCTCACCTACCTCAAGCACACGCTGGGCGCCGATTCGGTGCAGTACTTCGACCACAATTTCTTCGACCGCGAGGCGGACATGGTGCCGCTGCTCGAAGTGATGGCCCGCTTCGAACTGCCGTGGTGGTGCTTTGCCCGCGCCGACGCGCTGTTGAACCTGTCCGAGCGCTCGTGGGAACTGGTGCGCAAGAGCCGGCTGCGCATGGCCTACATCGGCGCGGAATCGCCGAACGACCAGATGCTGCACGACATCCGCAAGGGCACGCGCCCGGACCAGACGCTGGCGGTGGTCGAGCAGTGCCGCCGCTACGGCGTGATCCCCGAGCTGTCGTTCATGGTGGCACCGCCCGATAACACCGAGGAAGAAACCGAGCACACCTTCGAGTTCATCCGCGAGCTGAAGCGGATCAACCCGCAGACCGAGGTCGTCATCTACATCTACACGCCGCTGCCGGAGCACAGCCGCCACGAGCAGGACCGCCGCAAGCGGCCGGGCGCGCCGCTGCTCGACCTCGATGGCGCGCCGGTGGTGTTTCCCACCACGCCGGACGAGTGGACCGAGCCGCGCTGGGTGCACTACGCCTGCCACGTCGACGCGCCCTGGCTTAGCGACCGCCTGCGCCAGCGCATCAACGACTTCGTCACCGTGCTGCGCTGCCGCTACCCCACGGTGCAGGACCTGCGCGCGCCGCCGTGGGCCAAGCGCAACCTGAGCGCCATGGCCGGTTGGCGTTACCGCTTCCGCAAGTACGACCGACCGTGGGAGCTGAACCTGGCGAACCGGTTCGTGCGCCTGCGCATGCCGCAGGTATCGGGTCTCTAGGCCGGTGCCGGCCGTGCACGTGGCGCAGATCAATTTCCTGCCGGTGCCGGCAGGCCTCGCCTCGGCCGACGTGTTCGAGCAGTGGCCCACGCTGGCCGACGTGGCCGAAGCGGTGGCCAGCGCCGGCACCCGCGTGTCGGTGATCCAGCTGGCGACGCGCCCGGAGCGCGTGCAGCGCAATGGCATCGACTACCGCTTCATTCCGGTGCCCGGCGGCGCACAACGGACGCGTCGCCTCGCCGAGCTGCTGGGCGAGATCCGGCCCGACGTGCTGCACCTGCACAGCCTAGGCTTCGCCGCCGATGCGTTCGCGCTGGCGCAACGCCTGCCGTCGCTGCCGATCGTGATCCAGGACCATGCCGACCGCCCGCCGCGCCGCTGGCGGTGGCCATGGTGGCGGCGCCGGTATGCCGCCGCGGCGGGCATCGCCTTCACCGCCGCCGAGCTAGCGCAGCCGTTCACCCGCGCCGGCCTGTTCGCGCCGCACACGCGACTGTTCGCGATACCCGAATCCAGCAGCCGTTTCACGCCGGGCGATCGCGCCCGCGTGCGCGCCGAAACCGGCCTGCACGGCGAGCCCTGCGCGCTGTGGGTCGGCCATCTGAACTCGGGCAAGGACCCGCTGGCGGTGCTCGACGGCGTGGCCAGCGCCGTGCAACGGTTGCCCGGTCTGCAGCTGTGGTGCGTGTTCGGCAACGCGCCACTGCTCGAGGCGGTGCGTCAGCGCATCGCGGGCGATCCGCGGCTGGCCGGGCGCGTGCACTTGCTCGGCAAGGTGGCTCACGCCCGGATCGAGGCGCTGATGCGCGCCACGGACCTGTTCGTCGCCGGCAGCCATGCCGAGAGCTGCGGCTACTCGCTGCTGGAGGCGCTGGCTTGCGGCGTGGCGCCGCTGGTCACCGACATTCCTGCGTTCCGCGCGCTGACCGACGACGGCCGCATCGGCCGCCTGTGGCCCTGCGGCGACGCCGCGCAGCTGGCCGAGGCGCTGGTTGATGTCGCGACGAACGGGCCATCGCCGGCGCAGGTGCGCGCACACTTCGACGCCACGCTGTCGTTCGCCGCGCTGGGCCGCCGCTGGGCCGGTGCCTATGCGCAGGTGCGCGCCGACCGGCTGTGGGGGCCGGGATGAAACTCGCGCTGGTGGTGCCGGGCGGGGTGGACCGCAGCGGCGAGTTCCGCGTGATCCCGGTGCTGCTGGCGTTGATCGGGCGGCTGGCGCGCGTGCACGAGGTGCATGTGTTCGCGCTGCAGCAGGAGGCAACGGCGGGCCGCTGGGAACTGGCCGGCGCCACCGTGCACAACATCGGCGAGGGCTGGACCCGGCTGCGCGCGATCGCGGCGATCCGCGCCGAGCATCGCCGCGCGCCGTTCGATGTGGTGCAGGCGATCTTCTCCGGCTCGTGCAGCCTGGTCGCGGTGGCCGCGGCGAAATCGCTGCGGCGGCCGAGCCTGGTGCACGTCGCCGGCGGCGAACTGGTCGCGCTGCACGCGATCGGCTACGGCGGCCGGCGCAAATGGAAAGGGCGCTTGCGCGAGGCGGTGGTGCTGCGCGGTGCCAATGCAATCACCGCAGCCAGCGCGCCGATCGTCGACGCGCTGGCTGCGCTCGGGCTCAAGGCTCGGCGCGTGCCGCTCGGCGTCGACCTGCGCGGGTGGCCGCCGCTGGCGCCGCATGCGCGCGGCACGGGGCCGGCGCGGCTGATCCACGTTGCCAGCCTCAACCGTGTGAAGGACCAGCCGACCCTGTTGCGCGCGCTGGCCGCGCTGGCCAGCACGGGGCTGGCCTTCCGCATGGACATCGTCGGCGTGGACACGCTGCACGGCGAAATGGAACGGCTGGCCTGCCAGCTCGGACTGCAGGACCAGGTGCGCTTCCACGGCTTCAAGACCCAGCGCGAACTGCGCCCGCTGATGGCCTCGGCCGACCTGCTGGTGCTGTCCTCGCTGCACGAAGCCGGCCCGCTGGTGCTGCTCGAAGCGGCGGTAGCCGGCGTACCCACGGTCGGCACCGCCGTCGGCCACCTGGCCGAGTGGACGCCATCGGCCGCGCTGGCCGTGCCCATCGGCGACTGGGCCGCCCTGGCGAGCGCGATCAGCCGGGTGCTGACCGATGAGGCGTTGCGCCTGCAGCTGGCGGCTGCTGCGCAGTGCCGGGCGCTGCGCGAAGACGCGGATCATACGGCGCGGGCGTTTGAGGCGTTGTATTTGCGGTTGGTGGCGGCAGGGGAGTGAAGGGTAGAGTGAGCGTATTGGGCATTGGGCTGGATTTGTCCTGCGATACGGCGCACACCAACATGGTGGATCACTGGGGCTCGGAGGGCACGATCGGTTTGCCGGCTCGCTGATCGCCGAGTTCTAGCGGTAGCCCTATGTTGGACCCAATAAAGACTCCCGCAAAGGGGTCGGAGGCAACTATCCCCGTCCCCCTTTGAGGGGCATAGGGCGTCATGGTCCGCGTGCTCCGGTTCGAGTCGTCAGCGTGGCGCCGGGCGGCGTGGTGATTTTCTGGTCGCGCAGCCAGTCCAGCGCGAGTGGCCAGAGCGCATCCCGAAAGCGGTCGTTGAAGAATGCAAAGTGTCCGATCGCGTCGAAGCCAAGCGCGGCGGCGTCAAGGCGCAGGTGATGCCGTTCCGCGCCCGTAAAGTACGCCAGCAGCCGGTCGATGGCGGCGGGGGTGCCGAACGGATCGTCGTCCAGGCCCAGCGCGAGGATGGGTGCCGTCACCGCAGCGAAGCGATGCACCAGCCGTGCCGCGTCCGCTCCCGGCGAGCGATGGCGCGTGAGGCTGCGCTCGAACAACGGCCCCATGCGCGACCAGTTCCGGGCGACACCCTTGGGCGTGTCCTCCATCCAGCCGAACCGTTTGGCCGGCAGATAGCCGCAAAGCGCGACCAGCAGCGGCATCAGCGCGTGCCAGCGCCAGAGCATGCCCCGACGGGCCCAGTGGGCGTAGTCGCGCCAGTAGGCGTACTGCGCGCCCACCGTGAAAATGCGGCGAACCCGCGCGGCCGTTGGCGCCACCCCGACGAGGAACCCGCCGATCGAGTGGCCGACCACATCGACCGGGCGGCCGGGGCATGCCGACACGACATGGGCCAGGACCGCGTCGAGGTCGCTCCCCCAGTCGAGCCAGCCCGCCTCGAAACCCCGCAGCGAGCCGTAACGCGACCCACCGATGCCCCGGTAGTCGAACGTGACGACGTCGTACCCGTGGTCGAACAGGTAGGCAGCGAACCGCGCATAGTATTTGGACTGCACCGACGTGGCGGGTGCAATGACGGCGACCGGACGCGCCGGATCGGCGTGATCCGGCCGATGCCACCAGCGTGCGTGCAGGCGATAGCCGTCGGCGGCGTGGATGGCGAGGGTTTGCGGATGCATGAGGTGCGTCATGAGGCCATCGATGATGGCATCAATGGGGGGACAGGCTGAATCCGACGGCGGAAACGGGGGGGCAGAGTAGCCTTTCGGAGGCAATCATCCTGAGTCAATTATCTCCGTCTCCCTTGATTCGAGCGCCGACTATCGACCCGGGACAGACACGCCTTGCCCGACCAGCATCGACTGGTTCGCCACAAGTTCTTCGCGGAGTTGCCGCCCTATCTGCGCCCGATGCGGCAGGCCGCGCATTCGCCGCAGCACGTTGCGCAGCATCTGCTGGTCCTGGAACGCGCCCAGCTGGTCGCTGAGCTTGTGCAGTGCCTTGGCGGTTTTGCTCGCGGATTCTTTCGCCGCGTCCTTCGCGATGTCGGGTTCGATCCTGGCCAGGGCTTCCATCTGCATACGCAATTTGCGCACGCGGCGGCGCCAGCGATGCAGGTTGGTCGGCAGCGGGTCGGCCTTGGCTCGCGCCTCTGCCTTGGTCACGCGGTGGCAGCTGCGCTCCAGTGCCTGCCGCAGGTCCGTGGTCTTGAGTTCGTGCCATGGCATGTCGCCCAGCTGCTGCGCGGCTCGCTCGACCACGCGGCGCCGGCGCCGGAAGTCCACGTCCCGCGCCAGCGCCTGTTGAATCAGCTCGTCGCGCCGGCGCACCAGACGCTTGATCGCTGCTGCCCACTGCTTCGCTTTGCCCCTGGCGGCGAGGCCTTCGGCCGTGTCGACCATGACGTGCGCATCGCGCAGCGTCGAAAGGCTGTCGCCCAGGCGCTCCAGCGTCCGGTCGACCGCCGTGGTATCCGGCAGGCGGTCCTCCACCAGGAACAACAGCGCGCGCAGACGCCGGATCGCCTTTCTCGCGCCATGGATGGAAACGTGGATGTGGTGCCGCGAGGCAAGCGCGCGAAGAATCGCCGCACACTCCTTGTGCACTGCCGCCTGCATGCGTTCCGCGAGCTCCGGAGTTGCTCCCGATGGCATTGCGACTTCCACCAGCCGAAACAGCCGTCACCTTAGCGGCGCGGACTGCCGGACACCAGTCCGGTGTACTCGCCTCCCACATGATCGGCACGGAAATGTTGATGCCGCGCAGCACAAGCGAGAACGGTCCGCTGCGTTGCAGCGGGCCGATCGAGTCAGCGGGAAGATGTTGCGTCGACCAGGTGGACCTATCCCGACGCGACCAGCGTGTGCTCCGTGTTCTCACGGGAAGCGAGGGGTTCCAGGGCCGCGCGCACCACATACAGCATGTCCATCCGCGGCACTGGCCGGGTCAGCCAGGTCAGGATGCGCC
This genomic stretch from Rhodanobacter thiooxydans harbors:
- a CDS encoding glycosyltransferase family 2 protein, with the protein product MAYDVSVSAAPPLVSVLIPAFNHERFVRRCLDSVLEDPYPAKELIIIDDGSTDRTGALIADWVATHCMDIPIEYVQRGNRGIAATLNELAARANGEFLRPGASDDYLLPGGLDAQVRYLQEHPGKGAVIGDSIVVDQDDRKLHDSGMCDLHGADKSLYRSDDGIRRAVIRQWAVGGPVALIRKSALDTVDRWSEGLRIEDWDLFLRLAARDALGFIDVGVCAYRMHDANLSRTRHLETRLGNLAESRHIALRRAGLFDEPYRTLLRAQAHYIDAKIAFLQRRPGPLLAHVAAYLSLVLAARTRPPSPPPHAGLP
- a CDS encoding Wzz/FepE/Etk N-terminal domain-containing protein, with protein sequence MERDEIYLIDLWRIFTRQWQWFVLVLVLTLACTYAFAHLVKRQWEATAWIQIAQVGSVPAGQDPKVEPLQRVTERLQLVPFQNQVLASAGYAKTTPVARLYRNSLKLEPMLYAGSLVKLTVRAYSPQQAGELAAATVARLRAVHRELEEPPLQAARARLVRIEADLGTAEADHARYQQAAEPGGLHAVGGKDMANPVLASLLLANKNEEVRGLTQQRNDLVERLGPAYTYDTSMVWPAYVPEKQAFPNPELTYGLGLLLALFLGASAALARDVARRSRA
- a CDS encoding class I SAM-dependent methyltransferase; protein product: MNGQHKLEGAGMSLDDAQLLDTQHAFDSVAADYDGPRGNNELIQRMRLTMWDTMQGEFPVAARLLDLGCGTGIDAVEFARRGHQVVASDWSPRMVERTRARAAAASLSPQVRAIHLGIQQLDRLDDAFDGIYSNFGPLNCVSDLAGVAAECARLLRPGGRLVFSVMGRICPWELGHYALRGRFRRAGVRAARGATAVGMNRHTVWACYYLPREFYRAFAGHFALAGYRALSLFMPPPYLVDYCRRHPRWCERLGRLDDRFGALPLLRDMGDHFLIVLRRR
- a CDS encoding amidohydrolase family protein; its protein translation is MDVLQAALDVSLCRAATVTPAATSRAPLPIRAGRIGASLAARAWRIDLRDHLIFPGLVNAHEHLHVNAVPPLRHGAPFPNSYAWIAAFQAHFADPAVAAALRVPKARRLRHGALKNLLAGVTCVAHHDPWHAALDALDFPVALLRDYGWSYAPGWPGYGPPVQESFAATPADRPWLIHLAEGTDAIAQAELDQLDQLGCLAANSVLVHGVGLRECDIDRVLASGAAVVWCPTSNHRLLGRSLDPRRLCAAGRLALGSDSRLSGARDLLEEMRGVVERGELGPMQVLELATTAAARILRLPSRGSLAPGARADLVIVEDRGGGPAGSLTGVRRSDIRAVVRDGVPRIADPDFAAWFAAAGVDTVPVTLDGKPKLLAAALAEPALLALEPGLERVAARNDRARDATAEARCYP
- a CDS encoding class I SAM-dependent methyltransferase, translating into MTAQPTLEPRAAYALWAPGYPARAHNPVMQAEERAMLALMPASLRGQAVLDVGCGSGRYMLHALRRGVARVTGVDLSPHMLKRADTELAALHAGVPVALVQGSVAALPLPDAQADFTVCGLVVGHLDNLEPALAELRRVTRPGGTLLLSDVHPIGHALGWRRDFKAGGLSYAVRHTPHLYSHWHRACATLGLQIEQVLEPMLDPADVPAGAHFDRMALEVPVALVFQLRRAP
- a CDS encoding B12-binding domain-containing radical SAM protein, which codes for MTSPRTLLINPTITSRTSARFPLALLHLAAALERSGSSRIIDGNVDRDFVDDTLRVLEQERFDAVGVGVMGGPQVAPAIAVSQAIRARFPALPIIWGGYFTTLHTDATLAAPYVDYAVRAQGEETLSELVATLSGNGPALEQIAGLSWKNAGSVVHNPPRHIVRHDPAGLLPYDKLGDPRRYLARTYLGQRTVAHQAAIGCRYHCTFCGVAAMFGGATFLPAAARLERELTYLKHTLGADSVQYFDHNFFDREADMVPLLEVMARFELPWWCFARADALLNLSERSWELVRKSRLRMAYIGAESPNDQMLHDIRKGTRPDQTLAVVEQCRRYGVIPELSFMVAPPDNTEEETEHTFEFIRELKRINPQTEVVIYIYTPLPEHSRHEQDRRKRPGAPLLDLDGAPVVFPTTPDEWTEPRWVHYACHVDAPWLSDRLRQRINDFVTVLRCRYPTVQDLRAPPWAKRNLSAMAGWRYRFRKYDRPWELNLANRFVRLRMPQVSGL
- a CDS encoding glycosyltransferase family 4 protein — translated: MHVAQINFLPVPAGLASADVFEQWPTLADVAEAVASAGTRVSVIQLATRPERVQRNGIDYRFIPVPGGAQRTRRLAELLGEIRPDVLHLHSLGFAADAFALAQRLPSLPIVIQDHADRPPRRWRWPWWRRRYAAAAGIAFTAAELAQPFTRAGLFAPHTRLFAIPESSSRFTPGDRARVRAETGLHGEPCALWVGHLNSGKDPLAVLDGVASAVQRLPGLQLWCVFGNAPLLEAVRQRIAGDPRLAGRVHLLGKVAHARIEALMRATDLFVAGSHAESCGYSLLEALACGVAPLVTDIPAFRALTDDGRIGRLWPCGDAAQLAEALVDVATNGPSPAQVRAHFDATLSFAALGRRWAGAYAQVRADRLWGPG
- a CDS encoding glycosyltransferase family 4 protein, whose translation is MKLALVVPGGVDRSGEFRVIPVLLALIGRLARVHEVHVFALQQEATAGRWELAGATVHNIGEGWTRLRAIAAIRAEHRRAPFDVVQAIFSGSCSLVAVAAAKSLRRPSLVHVAGGELVALHAIGYGGRRKWKGRLREAVVLRGANAITAASAPIVDALAALGLKARRVPLGVDLRGWPPLAPHARGTGPARLIHVASLNRVKDQPTLLRALAALASTGLAFRMDIVGVDTLHGEMERLACQLGLQDQVRFHGFKTQRELRPLMASADLLVLSSLHEAGPLVLLEAAVAGVPTVGTAVGHLAEWTPSAALAVPIGDWAALASAISRVLTDEALRLQLAAAAQCRALREDADHTARAFEALYLRLVAAGE
- a CDS encoding alpha/beta hydrolase family protein, with protein sequence MTHLMHPQTLAIHAADGYRLHARWWHRPDHADPARPVAVIAPATSVQSKYYARFAAYLFDHGYDVVTFDYRGIGGSRYGSLRGFEAGWLDWGSDLDAVLAHVVSACPGRPVDVVGHSIGGFLVGVAPTAARVRRIFTVGAQYAYWRDYAHWARRGMLWRWHALMPLLVALCGYLPAKRFGWMEDTPKGVARNWSRMGPLFERSLTRHRSPGADAARLVHRFAAVTAPILALGLDDDPFGTPAAIDRLLAYFTGAERHHLRLDAAALGFDAIGHFAFFNDRFRDALWPLALDWLRDQKITTPPGATLTTRTGARGP